Part of the Rhea pennata isolate bPtePen1 chromosome 17, bPtePen1.pri, whole genome shotgun sequence genome is shown below.
TCCAGCAGATCAATTCCCTTCTTGTTGTTCAGGAATGTTACTTGGAGAGCGACCAGACAAGTCTGTACCATGCAGCAAAGGGGCTGATGACACTGCAGGCTCTCTATGGAACCATCCCTCAGATCTTTGGGAAGGGGGAGTGCGCCCGGGTAAGGCAAATGCTGCTGCTTGATCTCAATTCTTCAGAACTGCCTTGGAGAACGTTTGGTTAACTGACATGTGAAGTGTTTCGAATCCAGCCATGGACCTTTCTTGTCATACTGGAATTTCAGGATCATGTCCAGCAGGTCTTTGTCATCTCTGACCTAAACAATCTTTGTTGTTCCTTAAATCGTACTGTCAGGAGGATTTATCTGATTTTATGTATCTTGCTCTTAGTTACACCATTATGCTTTCAGCAACTTGTCTTTCTATGGAGCTTAACACTTAGCTGCTCTGTTGGCATCAGAAAGACTGAACAAAGAGGGAGATGTGCAGCCACTGCTCATATCTCTCCataaaatgattaaatgatTAATACACTAACAGCACCTACAGCTAAGGTCCATATGTGCCAACGGCCATAGCTTGTCAAGAGAGACTTATAAAGTCTcgtcctctttttctcttctttgatCAACCTACAGATTAATTGCTACCTCTTGTAATTAGGGTGTGGCTCAAGAGGAATCCAGTGCTTTGGCCACAGTTGTCAGCATCGTGCTAAGCTAGTAGAGACAGCCTTGGTTTGTGTCTGCTTGTCCTACTCCCTACTTGTCAGTTTGTATCTCTTGCCATTTACTTCCTTTGCACAGGACCTTGTCCTCCTACTTGCGTGAGTACATGCTTGTAGAGCCTAGAAATCTGTCTGTTGTGGCCTGCACCATAATCAGACCAATGTGGTTTATTTTCAGCATGTGGCTAATATGATGATCAGGATGAAGCGCGAGTTCCCTGGAAGCCAGAACTCAATATTTCCTGTCTTTGATACCCTCTTGTTGCTGGACCGTAATGTTGATCTGTTGACACCTTTAGCTACGCAGCTGACATATGAAGGACTGATTGATGAAATCTATGGAATTCAGAACAGTAAGTACTGCAAGTCCAAGGGGGAGAAGTTTCTGGTGTGCTGGAGCAGGCTGCAGTGTGTCAAGTAGATTTCTGTTTCCACTACGTGACAGTAATGTTGGAATAGCTCACTTGAAATTAGTAGGGGGGTGCGTCAGACACTTGATTTAGCAATCCCAAAGCTAGAGCCCAGCAAGATCagctttgctcctctttttACGTAGGAAGAGAAGTTGACCACAGTGCATGTTATTGAATGTGAATATTTTGGATGTCAGCTGGGTGCACACAGCGTGACAGAGAACATACAGTGTGGGAGTGGTAGAATTTTTAGTGTATGCCTTCACCCTCGAACCTGGTTTGTTCATATTGTGTCACACTGAGGGAAAGGGTAGAGTTTGTGAAACCCCGTTCAGggttctcctcctttctttggaaGGACTCCAATGGGGCATTTACAGCTTTTAACTCCCCCTGCTGTACTGATGAGTGGCTGGAAGGCTGCCTCTGAACCTCTTTGGAAACAGGATAGTGAGTGCTTGTCTTCCGATACTTGTGTTTGTACTTCTGATATGTGTGTCTAGGTCTGTGGGTTCCCATGTGAGTACAGGAGACTGTCCTTAATTCCTAAGTAGTTATTGAGGCATTTATGTTGGCTTTGCTGCTCAGAACTGTCTCCAGATCAGGGGACAACTTTCatgctctgcttttcttaaCTCCTTGTGGTGAAATTCCAGTTCTTATGGAAGTTACTTCTCTGTATTTGATAGCTTATGTGAAACTCCCTCCTGAGAAGTTTGCCCCAAAGAAGCAGGGTGAGGGTGGCAAAGACCTCCCCACAGAACCCAAGAAGCTCCAGCTGAATTCTGCTGAAGAGCTGTATGCGGAAATCCGTGACAAGAACTTCAATGCTGTGGGGTCAGTGCTGAGCAAGAAAGCCAAGATCATCTCAGCAGCCTTTGAGGTAAGACCTGTATCTGACCACACATCTCTTGGGCATTCTGGTTGTCAGGTACAGAAGCAGTCTGTGTTCAGTGGGGTGGCAACTGGCAGCTCAAGCTGCTGCCATGGAATAATCCTCcagccaaagaaaacaaaatagtccTCAGAAGTTCCTCCAGTCTGTTCCCCATGCTGGTATGACATCAGCTCCACTTCAACTGTTCTGAGTAGGTGTTGGTCAAATCTCCTGTTAAGAAATGTCATGCAGatcctctgctctccccagaCACGTTCTGGGGCTTTTGCTGCCCTCGAAGCTAGCCtaaactgcatttctgctgtGTGAGCCCACAGTTCCCTGAATAGGAATTGCTTTCTTCAGTCTGCAGAATAGTTGTTATTTAAGTCTGCAAGAGGCCAAAACTGATCCACTTCTCTTTATTGCTGTTGTTACCTGTTAACTGAAAGTTGGTTGTCTCTTTGTATTGCCTGAGGATGGAGAGAGAGGGCTTTAAGATATTAAGCTCCAGAATGCATATTCATAGAGTATTATGGCTGGCATTAAAAACACTAGGAATGTGGAAGACCAACTGGCTTAAAGGAGATTTGACCTCTAAACTGATGCTCGAATGTTACGTTGGACAAAGCTGGAGAATACCATGGGTGTGTTTGTGGGTTTGTTTGGATGCATCATACTGATAATTCATGAAGAGACAGAGATTGCCCATCTGTGGTTTCAGAATACATGGTGATTCTCAAGACAACTTGTTgtattgtttgatttttctgtttatgtctTCACTTCTGCCACATTTAGGACAAGGTAGCAGTACCTTAACTCAAATGGAGGGTGTTTAGGCTTATCTCCTAGTAAATTTGTATTATTGCAGTATTAGTGTTGAAGGCTTTAAGGCTGGATTATTCATCCTGgttgttaagaaaaaaaaattaagaaattgtCAGAAGTAATAGGTGATAATGAAACAGCAGCCTATTGGCAGCAGAGGACTTCTTAAATTCAGGCTTCGTTATTATcactctcctgcctgcactTGCCCATTTCAGTCCTTCACACGTAagtcaaattattatttttattccaagttGCAGCAAGAGCCAAGTAGCCCAAATGAAATACAGACCTCTGGACTGCTCTGACAGCTGAAGTCTGCATTGTGCTTCATCAAACAATTGCTCAAAACCTGGGACAGTGTTACAGCCAGGTACAGTGAATGGCAGGCTCCTCCTCTTGAGAGATACACAAATCCTGCTATTCCTCAGCACCTCTAAATACTGCTTTGAGGGGAAATGTGCCCCCTTCTCTGACTTCATTTGGCTAAAGCTCCACATTTATTGGCAGCTAGCAAAGTAATTTATCTTTACATGAAAAAGGTAGTGAGTTTTGCTGGTTtggaaacagaagaacagataGTGATGGCTGAAGTCAGGTAAAGGTAGAGAAGTGTCTGGCAACTCTGGTATAATGGGAAAAAACAATGTATGCTGAGATCCTCTCTCCTGTTGTACTATGTGCTAGCTCCTCTAATTATCAAAATGCAGTTATAGGTAATGCTATGATTCAGTGAACACTTACAATTTTGTCTGACAGGCCAAACATCTCTAACAATTCCTgttgttgaaaaaaatatatatatatgtgtatatatatatatagtatattgGTGTTCACATTTTACCTTTCTGTAATTTAAGCAGTGAGTAAAGAAGTTTTGTGCAATGAAATGATCTAGCTGGCGTGTGACTAGTTATACTGAACAAGACCTAACCTAGGTGATGAATTTCTTTAGGAAAGGCACCACGCTAAAACCGTCGGAGAGATTAAGCAATTTGTCTCACAGTTACCACACATGCAGGCAGCAAGGAGCTCTCTAGCAAACCACACCTCAATTGCAGAACTCATCAAAGACATCACCAGTGAGTATTCATTGAATAGTCTGACTTGAGTGTATCTAGATTCAAGAATACTTGATCAATATCATTCAACTTTGCAAAGATTGGCTTTGTTCCCACTGGTACATCTCTGCTGCGAATGttaaatgtagaaaataagCTGTCAGTTGTTaatgtattgatttttattcttttcccttaAGCATCAGAAGATTTCTTTGACAATTTAACAGTGGAACAAGAGTTCATGTCTGGAATAGACACAGACAAGGTAAGTAGATAATGACATCTTGTgattcttgcctttttttctttttttaaatgtgtcttGAGGGGAGGACATaccttcccccctctccccccccccccccccccattcttTGAGAGCAAGAGCAGAAATATCTGATCTGGATGGTGTCCTTCCAGTGTCAAAGTTGTGAGTTCTTGTGTGTGCCCCCTTGTGCTTCTACAGAAATCTTTTCCAAGTAACATGTGTTGCTGAACCTGCTTGGTTCACCTGTGtgctctgccaggctcctgTTACACATCACTGCCTGTAACACAAGAGTACACAGCTCGAGTGCTTCTTTGACCTGTACAATGGCACTATGTGCAGTGAGGGCtcactgaaaaattcaaaatcattaTTGAAACTTTTTCAGTGCATCAAACACAGTCTAGCTATTGACTGTGAAATCAACAGACCTTAGAAAGATGCTAGGTGGAACAAGTGCTAGATTGCCATTTAAAAGATGATCTTaagctgcctggagagcagctgcaCCCCCTTCCTTGTTATTATGCATGGTAAAACTAGgtaaaaatagatcttttttccAAGTCTGCTAGGCACtttaacaaagctttttttttttttttttttttttttcctcataggTTAACAATTATATTGAAGACTGCATTGCTCAAAAACATCCATTAATCAAGATCTTGCGTCTCGTTTGTTTGCAATCTGTATGTAACAGTGGACTGAAGCAGAAGGTTCTGGATcactataaaaaagaaattctccaGGTTGGGCTGTAACTTTTGGGTTGTTAAATTTTAGATTAATATTCACATTAAAACTTCAGTTCTACAGCACTTGCATTCTAGACAGCTACATGTGTAGCCCTAGTGTGTTCAATGTGACTGAATACAAATGTGTACAGATGCAGAACTGAGGCTTGTGTTTGGGCTAACAAGTGTGACATAGTAGGTGCTTTTATCTGTCTTAAAACATCTAGCTACAGAGAGAGGTTTATATTATTACATGCGTGGCTGTCATGATTTAAACGCTCTACGTGGCATACAATCTAGAGAAGTCTTAAcgaagaatttctttttaaacaccTTTGCCCTTTTATCTGAAAGctacactttttgttttttatgatatttgttgttttggcataatacataaaaatgtttttgaatgtttatttctaatctgcacatttttaaattcaCAGTGAGTTATCTTCGTAAGTTAAGATGAATCTACTTAGTGATTTCAGGGACAATGCTATTGGAATCATCATTCTGGGGAACCATCATGGTGAATATCTAGACTTCAGCACAACTGTATTATTGAATTTTGTTAGTTGGTATTGTGAGGGGGGGAGCAGGCATTTTATACAACACTTAAGTTAATGTTTGTTGTTGAACAGGTGGGCATGATATTAAAGGCAAATTTTTCACGTTACAGACTTATGGCTATGAACATATATTGACCTTAAACAACTTGGAAAAGGCCGGACTCCTGAAATCTCAGACAAGTGGTAGGAATAACTATCCAACAATCAGGAAAACCCTGCGCTTATGGATGGATGATGTTAATGAACAGGTACACATCAGCTTCCAGTCAGTTTATGCAGTGAACACCACATCTAGCAATACAGGATTATGTGCAGCAGGAAAACCATCAtacttttgtttaatttttatggTTCTTTGTTTCCAAGCATGAAGTAACACTCTTTCATTTCCTCGCTCTCTCTCACAGAATCCCAATGATATCTCCTACGTGTACAGTGGCTATGCTCCACTGAGTGTGCGCCTGGCACAGCTACTGGCTCGGCCAGGGTGGCGGAGTATAGAAGAGGTTTTAAAGATGCTGCCAGGTCCCCATTTTGAGGAGAGGCAACAGTTACCTACTGGCCTTCAGAAAAAACGTAAGTTTTGTTGTTTCCCCATTTTTGAGAGAGACATGCATCTCTTTTAGGCTGGGATAAAGCAAACAGGCACCAGGACTAGCAGAGCCTGAACATCTACCTCATCTGTTTGTCCACCACAATATTAGATCTGCCTAGCCTGTTTTTAACAGATGGCTTTCTGACATCTTTAAAACTGCCAGTGACCTATTCAGCCTCTAAATGAACAGCACCATGTGTATTTAAAATCCATCTTTATAATACAGAGCTGTAGATAATGTTTAACTTCTCATCAGTatactaaaatatttgctaaCCTAATACTGAGATTTTAATACATATTACAAAGAAGGTCAACATTACTCTCGTAGTACTAAGCCTGAGCAGACAGACACACatcctgaaaagaaattatGGAGCTGGGAATACAGCCTGCGTATCTGAGCCCCAGTCTGGTACTCTGCCGTTTAGGCTTCTTCTCTCATTTAGCTGCTATCTTTGTTTTAAGGCTTTTTTGAGCTTGACTGACAGGCAAAGGatatgaaatgttaaaataaaattaagacaGCCTGTACATCTCTTTGAACACACAGGTCAACATGGTGAGAA
Proteins encoded:
- the VPS33A gene encoding vacuolar protein sorting-associated protein 33A isoform X1, translated to MAAHLSSGRVNLTALREAGRRELREFLDKCAGSKAIVWDEYLTGPFGLIAQYSLLKEHEVEKMFTLKPGRLPQADVKNIIFFVRPKLELMDIITDNVLREDRGRSPQRDFHILFVPRRSLLCEQWLKEQGVLGSFIHREQYSLDLIPFDGDLLSMESESAFKECYLESDQTSLYHAAKGLMTLQALYGTIPQIFGKGECARHVANMMIRMKREFPGSQNSIFPVFDTLLLLDRNVDLLTPLATQLTYEGLIDEIYGIQNTYVKLPPEKFAPKKQGEGGKDLPTEPKKLQLNSAEELYAEIRDKNFNAVGSVLSKKAKIISAAFEERHHAKTVGEIKQFVSQLPHMQAARSSLANHTSIAELIKDITTSEDFFDNLTVEQEFMSGIDTDKVNNYIEDCIAQKHPLIKILRLVCLQSVCNSGLKQKVLDHYKKEILQTYGYEHILTLNNLEKAGLLKSQTSGRNNYPTIRKTLRLWMDDVNEQNPNDISYVYSGYAPLSVRLAQLLARPGWRSIEEVLKMLPGPHFEERQQLPTGLQKKRQHGENRVTLVFFLGGVTYAEIAALRFLSQMEDGGTEYVIATTKLINGTSWIKSLMEKLEPAPF
- the VPS33A gene encoding vacuolar protein sorting-associated protein 33A isoform X2, which codes for MAAHLSSGRVNLTALREAGRRELREFLDKCAGSKAIVWDEYLTGPFGLIAQYSLLKEHEVEKMFTLKPGRLPQADVKNIIFFVRPKLELMDIITDNVLREDRGRSPQRDFHILFVPRRSLLCEQWLKEQGVLGSFIHREQYSLDLIPFDGDLLSMESESAFKHVANMMIRMKREFPGSQNSIFPVFDTLLLLDRNVDLLTPLATQLTYEGLIDEIYGIQNTYVKLPPEKFAPKKQGEGGKDLPTEPKKLQLNSAEELYAEIRDKNFNAVGSVLSKKAKIISAAFEERHHAKTVGEIKQFVSQLPHMQAARSSLANHTSIAELIKDITTSEDFFDNLTVEQEFMSGIDTDKVNNYIEDCIAQKHPLIKILRLVCLQSVCNSGLKQKVLDHYKKEILQTYGYEHILTLNNLEKAGLLKSQTSGRNNYPTIRKTLRLWMDDVNEQNPNDISYVYSGYAPLSVRLAQLLARPGWRSIEEVLKMLPGPHFEERQQLPTGLQKKRQHGENRVTLVFFLGGVTYAEIAALRFLSQMEDGGTEYVIATTKLINGTSWIKSLMEKLEPAPF